The following are encoded together in the Malaya genurostris strain Urasoe2022 chromosome 3, Malgen_1.1, whole genome shotgun sequence genome:
- the LOC131438839 gene encoding endocuticle structural glycoprotein SgAbd-2-like produces MKLFITLSALLAVAVAIDYHHVEHKHIPIVHSESYHGHDGSFKHGYESANGISVQEQGYVKNSGAGKDHEANVVHGSYSYVDPHGVPVSVSYTADENGFQAHGSHIPTPPPLPKALVEAYAKAGSHPEDHSEVHYSKPEVYKHY; encoded by the exons ATGAAACTT TTCATCACATTGTCCGCCCTGTTGGCCGTGGCTGTAGCTATCGACTATCACCATGTAGAACACAAACATATTCCGATTGTCCACAGTGAATCGTACCACGGACATGATGGAAGCTTCAAGCACGGTTACGAATCGGCCAACGGAATATCCGTTCAAGAACAGGGCTACGTTAAGAACTCGGGAGCAGGCAAGGATCACGAAGCGAACGTTGTTCATGGATCATACTCGTACGTTGACCCACATGGTGTTCCAGTATCCGTGAGCTACACCGCCGATGAAAATGGATTCCAAGCCCATGGATCGCACATCCCAACACCTCCTCCGCTACCCAAAGCATTGGTTGAAGCTTATGCTAAAGCCGGTAGCCACCCGGAGGATCACAGCGAAGTACATTACAGCAAACCAGAGGTCTACAAACATTACTAA